A portion of the Bacillota bacterium genome contains these proteins:
- a CDS encoding DUF3368 domain-containing protein — MARERNENVRRIVSNTGPLLHLSEAQALDLLGQAGEIHVPQAVDVEMRFQAEKWQEQRPAWLIVDTLVPPHSTEAELWLEAGLLHAGEAEAIALARQIRADWLVTDDAAARLFAQTLGIEVHGSLGIVLWAAATGRLNRPEAEAMLDRLARSSLWLSPRVLAEAKKALEKIYS; from the coding sequence ATGGCAAGAGAAAGAAACGAAAACGTAAGGCGTATTGTGTCCAACACAGGCCCTCTCCTGCATCTTAGTGAAGCGCAGGCCCTTGATTTGCTGGGTCAAGCGGGGGAAATTCACGTTCCGCAGGCCGTAGATGTAGAGATGAGGTTTCAAGCTGAAAAATGGCAGGAGCAACGGCCGGCATGGCTGATAGTAGATACCCTTGTTCCACCTCATAGCACAGAGGCGGAATTATGGCTGGAGGCGGGATTGCTTCACGCCGGAGAAGCCGAGGCGATTGCGCTCGCCCGCCAGATTCGTGCTGACTGGCTGGTGACCGATGATGCCGCTGCCCGCTTGTTTGCGCAAACGTTAGGAATCGAGGTTCACGGGTCGCTCGGGATTGTCCTGTGGGCAGCGGCTACAGGTCGGCTTAACCGTCCAGAAGCGGAGGCTATGTTAGACCGGCTGGCGCGTTCGTCGCTTTGGCTTTCGCCACGGGTACTGGCGGAGGCAAAAAAGGCGCTGGAAAAAATCTATTCTTAG
- a CDS encoding CopG family transcriptional regulator, translating to MKPLQVDLPDKLAAEIAALVQAGWFRSEDEVVRLALLEFVRRRRFELAEHFQREDIAWALWQEKETKT from the coding sequence ATGAAACCTCTTCAGGTAGATTTGCCCGATAAGTTGGCGGCGGAGATTGCTGCACTGGTGCAAGCGGGCTGGTTTCGCAGCGAAGATGAGGTTGTGCGCCTAGCGCTTTTGGAATTCGTTCGGCGCCGCCGTTTTGAGTTAGCGGAACATTTTCAGCGGGAGGATATCGCGTGGGCGCTATGGCAAGAGAAAGAAACGAAAACGTAA
- a CDS encoding DUF4367 domain-containing protein, with protein MTWRKAAAATLCGALLVGGLAFGLSPQARAWADKAVISPVLSVAYKVIRVESGYTVTKLQKGKDHPGDGGARFGGLEKVEVKEAKRCPEFSTAAAAQAHVGFPVHLPNYLPEGYKLISMTGDRQEKSDRGFVSVVYGVPGEARKRLHLTITNERNFLRGGDAVQEVKVRGNTAYWAEFPIMEINGANKEPTVKVGHTLKWEDKGLVYKLEDRSGALSLEEMLKIAASLD; from the coding sequence ATGACGTGGCGAAAAGCCGCGGCCGCAACCCTTTGCGGTGCCCTGCTGGTGGGCGGTTTGGCCTTTGGCCTTTCGCCGCAAGCAAGGGCCTGGGCTGACAAGGCGGTCATTTCCCCGGTGCTTTCCGTTGCCTACAAGGTTATCCGCGTGGAAAGCGGTTATACGGTAACTAAGTTGCAGAAGGGCAAAGATCATCCTGGGGATGGCGGTGCCAGGTTCGGCGGTCTAGAGAAGGTGGAAGTGAAAGAAGCCAAACGCTGCCCTGAGTTCTCAACGGCTGCCGCGGCCCAGGCACACGTTGGCTTCCCCGTTCACCTGCCCAATTACCTCCCCGAAGGGTACAAGCTAATCTCCATGACCGGGGACAGGCAGGAGAAAAGTGACCGGGGCTTCGTCAGTGTCGTCTACGGCGTTCCCGGAGAGGCCAGGAAACGACTGCATCTGACCATTACCAATGAGCGTAACTTCCTCCGGGGCGGCGATGCCGTGCAGGAGGTCAAGGTGCGGGGCAATACGGCCTACTGGGCCGAGTTCCCCATCATGGAAATCAACGGCGCAAATAAAGAGCCTACAGTAAAGGTAGGTCACACGCTCAAATGGGAGGATAAAGGGCTGGTTTACAAATTGGAGGATAGGAGCGGCGCACTTTCTTTAGAGGAAATGCTGAAAATTGCCGCGTCGCTTGACTAA
- a CDS encoding DUF499 domain-containing protein: MNKLSWTPWHQVVELRDDIRSGELSLAVFAADLYDVVMGRAKPVYRDPAEFFALTYPTFNLRELARDVLGRLAGKNEKAVRQLELTYGGGKTHTLITLYHLVSDPPGLPDLPAVREFIEHAGITPPQARVACLPFDKLDVEKGMEIKAPDGQVRWLKNPWSVLAWQIAGAEGLRLLHPDGEDAERESAPAENLLTDLFALPGREGLSTLILMDEVLVYAREKIGLDPVWRGRLQNFFQYLTQAATKVERCAVAVSLLASDPKKSDALGKEIAKEMYDIFRREQEEGVQPVVKEDVAEVLRRRLFTAESIRDREAFRPHVMAALKGITELDDQTKKDAKAAEERFLRSFPFHPDLTEVFYVKWTQLEGFQRARGVLRTFSLALREAEKWDHCPLIAANVFLSAPGSGEISAAARELATVAASEEYEGKRQEWAGILEGELAKARAIQAETPGLKFREVEQAVLATFIHSQPIGQKALTRELFVLLGHTRPDKIELEKALGRWAEVSWFLDEAALSDAETGGDGRKGLPKTWRLGSKPNLRQMHSEACRRVSAELIEAKLIDAISGLKSLTAGAAAAGARVHNLPERPKDIEDDGEFHYAVLGPKAASTAGNPSVEAKRFIEETTGPDRPRVYRNAVVLAVPSREGLEIARDRIREYLGWEEVRNMLKGQQVDPLRAELLSAYTEGARKKIAEAVRQAYCLAVTVSEKNEILAYKLTVGTEPLFNIIKNDPRVRIQETAISAEALLPEGPYNLWREGETVRRVKDLTGAFAQFPHLPKMLRRKEILETLLRGVRDGLFVLRAVRPDRSVRTIWREEPLEADLKDPGLELVLPEAAMLSALSPNLLVPGVLPGLWPTPPQIAVRDVVTYFRGGNVVQVPREGYTEPVVIPKAEPEVVYAAIAEAVKAGKLWLTTNVASVFAEEIPAGILTDDAELQPPPPPVPVTALLPDNLPAAWPGPETTALGIAAALSQKAGESLPWVTVREAIEGAIKARLLEKTIDSGPWPCNFGGAQYVKLRVPAEEVVPPSGPPPPLPPKPGFKVAQAELRPHQIQDLAEIVGELVNAAVGYELVFRLRVELGGAAALPDEVVQTVNRLLAGVAKDLQLK, encoded by the coding sequence ATGAATAAACTTTCGTGGACACCGTGGCACCAGGTTGTTGAACTGCGGGACGATATCAGGTCAGGAGAGCTGTCGCTGGCTGTTTTTGCGGCCGACCTGTACGACGTGGTCATGGGCCGGGCCAAACCGGTTTACCGGGACCCGGCCGAGTTTTTCGCCCTAACCTACCCGACCTTCAACCTGCGCGAGCTGGCCAGGGATGTGCTGGGCCGCCTCGCAGGGAAAAACGAGAAGGCCGTGCGGCAGTTGGAGCTCACCTACGGCGGCGGCAAGACGCACACCCTGATCACCCTCTACCACCTGGTTTCCGACCCGCCAGGACTGCCGGACCTGCCCGCCGTGAGAGAGTTTATCGAACACGCGGGAATCACCCCGCCCCAGGCACGGGTGGCCTGCCTGCCCTTCGATAAGCTTGACGTTGAAAAGGGGATGGAAATCAAAGCGCCGGATGGACAAGTCCGGTGGCTCAAAAACCCCTGGAGCGTGCTGGCCTGGCAGATCGCCGGGGCCGAGGGTTTGCGCCTCCTGCACCCTGACGGCGAGGATGCCGAACGGGAGAGCGCCCCGGCGGAGAACCTCCTGACGGACCTGTTTGCCCTCCCGGGCCGGGAGGGGCTGAGCACCCTCATCCTCATGGACGAGGTGCTCGTGTACGCCCGCGAGAAGATCGGGCTTGACCCGGTCTGGCGCGGCCGGCTGCAGAATTTCTTCCAGTATTTAACCCAGGCGGCTACGAAAGTAGAGCGGTGCGCGGTGGCCGTTTCCCTTTTAGCGAGTGATCCTAAGAAGAGTGACGCCCTCGGCAAGGAAATCGCCAAGGAGATGTACGATATCTTCCGGCGCGAGCAGGAGGAGGGTGTTCAGCCAGTAGTGAAGGAAGATGTGGCGGAGGTGCTGCGGCGCCGTTTGTTTACGGCGGAATCCATCCGCGACCGGGAGGCTTTTCGTCCGCACGTGATGGCGGCGCTCAAGGGTATTACGGAACTCGACGACCAGACGAAGAAAGACGCCAAGGCGGCCGAGGAGCGCTTCTTGCGCAGTTTTCCCTTCCACCCGGACCTGACGGAGGTTTTCTACGTAAAGTGGACCCAGCTTGAAGGCTTTCAGCGGGCGCGCGGCGTGTTGCGGACCTTTTCGCTGGCCCTGCGGGAGGCCGAGAAATGGGATCATTGCCCGCTCATCGCTGCGAATGTGTTCCTGAGCGCTCCGGGTAGCGGGGAGATCTCGGCTGCCGCCAGGGAGCTGGCCACGGTTGCCGCCAGCGAGGAGTATGAAGGAAAGCGGCAGGAGTGGGCGGGTATCCTGGAAGGAGAGTTAGCCAAGGCACGGGCGATTCAGGCCGAAACCCCGGGGCTTAAATTCCGGGAGGTCGAGCAGGCCGTGCTGGCTACTTTTATCCACTCGCAGCCAATCGGCCAGAAAGCACTGACCCGCGAGCTTTTTGTCCTGCTTGGCCATACGCGCCCGGACAAGATCGAGTTGGAAAAGGCGCTCGGGCGCTGGGCCGAGGTTTCCTGGTTCCTCGACGAGGCGGCGCTCAGTGACGCCGAAACAGGCGGCGATGGTCGGAAGGGACTGCCCAAAACCTGGCGGTTGGGTTCGAAGCCCAACCTGCGGCAGATGCACAGCGAGGCGTGCCGGCGGGTATCGGCCGAACTGATTGAGGCCAAGCTCATTGACGCGATCAGCGGCCTGAAAAGCCTGACCGCTGGTGCCGCGGCGGCCGGCGCCAGGGTGCACAACCTTCCGGAACGGCCGAAGGATATCGAGGACGACGGCGAGTTCCATTACGCCGTTTTGGGGCCGAAGGCGGCCTCCACGGCGGGTAATCCGAGCGTGGAGGCCAAGCGCTTCATCGAAGAAACGACTGGTCCCGACAGGCCGCGAGTTTACCGCAACGCCGTCGTGCTGGCGGTGCCGTCGCGGGAGGGGCTGGAGATCGCCCGCGACCGGATTCGGGAGTACCTCGGTTGGGAAGAAGTGCGCAATATGCTGAAGGGGCAGCAGGTGGACCCGCTACGTGCCGAATTGCTCAGCGCTTACACGGAGGGCGCCAGGAAGAAGATCGCCGAAGCGGTCCGGCAGGCCTACTGCCTTGCGGTAACGGTTTCGGAGAAGAATGAAATCCTGGCTTATAAGCTTACCGTGGGAACCGAGCCCCTTTTTAACATTATCAAGAACGATCCCCGCGTCCGCATCCAGGAGACAGCAATAAGCGCGGAGGCGCTCTTGCCCGAAGGCCCCTATAATCTCTGGCGCGAGGGAGAAACGGTGCGCCGGGTAAAAGATTTAACCGGTGCTTTTGCCCAGTTCCCCCACCTGCCGAAGATGTTGCGCCGGAAGGAAATCCTGGAGACGCTGCTCCGCGGTGTCAGGGACGGATTATTTGTTTTGCGAGCCGTGCGGCCGGACCGGTCTGTGCGTACCATCTGGCGTGAAGAGCCGCTGGAGGCGGATCTGAAGGACCCCGGCCTGGAACTGGTGCTGCCCGAGGCTGCTATGCTGTCCGCGCTTTCTCCGAATCTTTTGGTTCCCGGGGTGTTGCCGGGGCTGTGGCCTACCCCGCCCCAGATCGCCGTTCGGGACGTGGTAACCTATTTCCGCGGCGGAAATGTCGTCCAGGTGCCCAGAGAAGGATACACTGAACCGGTAGTCATTCCTAAGGCTGAACCGGAAGTTGTTTACGCAGCGATAGCGGAGGCGGTTAAGGCAGGGAAACTATGGCTGACAACGAACGTAGCCAGCGTCTTCGCCGAAGAGATACCGGCCGGGATTCTAACCGACGACGCCGAACTTCAGCCTCCACCGCCCCCGGTTCCGGTGACCGCGTTGCTCCCGGATAACCTCCCGGCGGCCTGGCCGGGTCCGGAGACAACCGCGCTGGGTATCGCGGCGGCTCTTTCGCAGAAGGCTGGCGAGAGTCTTCCGTGGGTGACAGTGCGGGAAGCCATAGAAGGGGCGATCAAAGCCCGGCTCCTGGAAAAAACCATAGATTCAGGTCCCTGGCCTTGTAATTTCGGCGGCGCGCAGTATGTCAAGCTCCGGGTGCCGGCCGAGGAGGTGGTGCCGCCTTCCGGGCCTCCGCCGCCACTGCCGCCGAAGCCAGGTTTCAAAGTGGCCCAGGCGGAATTGCGTCCCCATCAGATCCAGGATTTAGCGGAGATCGTCGGCGAGTTGGTTAACGCCGCTGTCGGCTACGAGCTTGTCTTCAGGCTGCGGGTCGAATTAGGCGGCGCTGCGGCGTTGCCCGATGAAGTCGTCCAAACAGTCAACCGGCTGCTTGCCGGGGTCGCGAAAGACCTACAGCTTAAGTAG